The following proteins come from a genomic window of Myroides odoratus DSM 2801:
- the pdxA gene encoding 4-hydroxythreonine-4-phosphate dehydrogenase PdxA, which translates to MSHKEENVRVGISIGDLNGIGPEVILKCFEDNRMLELCTPVIFGSSKPLSYIKKNINSNVNFQGIDSLDQIVTGKLNVLNLWKENVNINFGENDPVVGSYAIKSFVAATEALKNDEIDILITAPINKYNTQSEEFKHPGHTNYLNEQLEGNALMLLVSDDLKVGLLTDHLPLKDVAQAITPQRIEEKVKTIREALMNDFNIFNPRIAVLGLNPHAGDEGVIGTEEQEIIKPTITKLAEEGILVSGPFPADGFFGSQLYNSFDAVIACYHDQGLAPFKALSFSKGVNYTAGLNKIRTSPDHGTAYDIAGKNLADPTSFREALYLALDVFRNRNRNIEAKSNPLVPQEKENNTKKFDN; encoded by the coding sequence ATGAGCCATAAAGAAGAAAATGTTAGGGTAGGTATATCAATAGGCGATTTAAACGGTATTGGACCCGAAGTTATCCTTAAATGTTTCGAAGACAACAGAATGCTTGAGCTCTGTACCCCCGTTATTTTCGGTAGTTCAAAGCCCTTATCTTATATTAAAAAGAACATCAATAGCAATGTGAATTTTCAAGGCATTGATAGTTTAGATCAAATTGTCACAGGTAAGCTTAACGTATTAAACCTTTGGAAAGAGAACGTCAACATCAACTTTGGCGAGAACGATCCGGTTGTCGGCAGCTATGCAATCAAATCATTTGTTGCAGCAACAGAAGCCTTAAAAAACGATGAAATTGATATTTTAATCACTGCTCCGATTAATAAATACAACACCCAATCGGAAGAGTTTAAACACCCTGGGCATACAAATTACCTAAATGAACAGTTAGAAGGTAATGCTTTGATGCTTTTGGTTAGCGACGATTTAAAAGTGGGATTATTAACGGATCACCTTCCTTTAAAAGACGTTGCACAAGCAATTACTCCACAGCGCATCGAAGAAAAAGTAAAGACTATTCGCGAAGCATTGATGAACGATTTCAACATCTTCAATCCGCGTATTGCTGTTTTAGGACTTAATCCACATGCAGGAGATGAAGGCGTTATTGGAACGGAAGAGCAAGAAATCATCAAACCAACGATAACTAAACTAGCAGAAGAAGGCATACTCGTATCCGGTCCATTTCCAGCCGATGGCTTTTTTGGATCACAACTTTACAACAGCTTTGACGCAGTCATTGCGTGTTATCACGACCAGGGCTTAGCACCTTTCAAAGCGCTTTCTTTCAGCAAAGGTGTAAATTACACCGCAGGTCTAAACAAAATTAGAACTTCGCCTGATCACGGAACAGCTTATGATATAGCAGGTAAAAACCTAGCTGACCCTACTTCTTTTCGCGAGGCCTTGTACTTAGCCCTTGATGTTTTCAGAAACCGAAACCGAAACATTGAAGCCAAGAGCAACCCACTTGTGCCCCAAGAAAAAGAAAATAATACAAAAAAATTTGATAATTAG
- a CDS encoding mechanosensitive ion channel family protein, with protein sequence MMEKLYNFEYPSEMINDVMNSLVKGVFGFLLIAGYVLLCWLMLKLFSYILKKMFKLVRLDKIQEGLDDNEFLSKIKIRVKVDAILLFFVKVFLVFLMVLIGAELFGLEIVSREIGNLMMFVPKLFVALLIFIGGLYFASWIKKVIVEVLKAVDFVGARMIGNILFYLILIFVVITTLNQMGIDTSIITSNISIIIGAILLTVALSLGLGAKDVVTKLLYSFYARKNLEVGQYIGINGLKGYVISIDNIYLCLLVDGKKNYIPIKTVSESHIEILK encoded by the coding sequence ATGATGGAGAAATTATATAATTTTGAATATCCAAGTGAGATGATTAACGATGTGATGAATTCACTGGTTAAAGGCGTTTTTGGTTTTCTGCTTATTGCAGGTTATGTATTGCTTTGCTGGCTAATGCTTAAGCTTTTTTCCTATATCCTTAAGAAGATGTTTAAACTGGTTCGTTTAGATAAAATTCAAGAGGGATTAGATGATAATGAGTTTTTGAGCAAAATCAAGATTAGAGTAAAAGTTGATGCTATTCTGCTCTTCTTTGTCAAGGTTTTTCTTGTGTTTTTAATGGTGCTTATTGGTGCAGAGCTTTTTGGATTAGAAATCGTTTCGCGTGAAATAGGTAATCTGATGATGTTTGTGCCGAAGCTATTTGTGGCTTTGTTGATTTTTATTGGTGGACTGTACTTCGCTTCTTGGATTAAGAAGGTAATTGTAGAAGTACTGAAAGCGGTAGATTTCGTTGGTGCGCGAATGATTGGAAATATTCTGTTCTATTTGATTTTGATCTTCGTTGTGATTACAACGTTGAATCAAATGGGGATTGATACGTCTATAATTACCAGTAATATCTCTATTATTATAGGAGCTATCTTATTAACGGTAGCGCTATCGTTAGGGTTGGGTGCAAAAGATGTGGTTACGAAATTGCTGTACTCTTTTTATGCGAGAAAAAATTTAGAAGTAGGACAATATATTGGAATCAATGGATTGAAAGGTTATGTGATTTCTATTGATAATATATACCTGTGTCTGTTAGTGGATGGGAAAAAGAATTACATTCCAATTAAGACTGTTTCGGAAAGTCATATTGAAATATTAAAATAA
- a CDS encoding RNA polymerase sigma factor produces MKMDVQSQNFVSMTDEELVQFIIHNGNTSLFGILYDRYGQKVYQKCLGFAESRDAAEDLTQDVFVKLYLNLKSFRGEAKFSTWLYSFTYNHCVNYSKSILKRQRDNVELQEEAMYVSTADEEVTDEEIFSLTVEKLQEALGLIDPEDKIVLLMKYQDDKSIREIAQLLELGESAVKMRLHRAKKKIVELYNSLS; encoded by the coding sequence ATGAAAATGGATGTGCAAAGTCAAAACTTTGTTTCGATGACGGATGAGGAGTTGGTACAATTCATCATTCACAATGGAAATACAAGTTTATTTGGTATTCTTTATGACCGGTATGGGCAGAAAGTCTATCAAAAATGTTTGGGATTCGCTGAGTCCCGAGATGCTGCAGAGGATTTGACGCAAGATGTTTTCGTGAAATTATACCTTAATTTAAAGTCATTCAGGGGGGAGGCGAAATTTTCGACTTGGCTTTATTCCTTTACGTATAATCATTGCGTTAATTATTCGAAGTCTATTTTAAAGCGGCAAAGAGATAATGTGGAATTACAGGAAGAAGCAATGTATGTTTCTACTGCAGACGAGGAAGTGACGGACGAAGAAATTTTTTCATTAACAGTTGAAAAACTTCAAGAAGCACTAGGCTTAATTGATCCTGAGGATAAAATCGTTTTATTGATGAAGTATCAAGATGATAAATCGATACGCGAAATAGCACAACTACTTGAATTGGGAGAAAGTGCCGTAAAAATGCGATTACACAGGGCTAAAAAGAAGATTGTAGAATTATATAATTCGTTGTCATAA
- a CDS encoding riboflavin synthase → MFTGIVEEIAIVKNIAREKENIHLTVSCSFVNELKIDQSVLHNGICLTVVAIENETFTVTAIKETIDVTTIGQWKIGQEINVERGMLANARLDGHIVQGHVDTVGRCVSIEDADGSTYYGFEFDKNVKHTTISKGSITIDGTSLTVVDSGINTFSVAIIPYTKEHTIFKHYEVGQVVNLEFDVIGKYVEKLLHIRSI, encoded by the coding sequence ATGTTTACAGGAATTGTTGAAGAAATTGCAATCGTTAAAAATATTGCACGAGAAAAAGAAAATATACACCTAACTGTGTCGTGTTCATTCGTTAATGAACTGAAGATTGATCAGAGTGTTTTACACAATGGAATATGTTTAACAGTCGTGGCGATTGAAAACGAAACCTTTACTGTAACGGCTATCAAAGAAACGATTGATGTTACGACAATCGGACAGTGGAAAATCGGACAAGAAATTAATGTAGAACGCGGGATGTTGGCGAATGCGCGTTTGGATGGACATATTGTGCAAGGACACGTAGATACGGTTGGTCGTTGCGTGTCTATTGAGGATGCGGATGGAAGTACGTATTACGGATTTGAATTTGACAAAAACGTAAAACATACGACGATTTCTAAAGGGTCAATTACGATTGATGGAACGAGCTTAACTGTTGTGGATTCTGGAATTAATACATTCAGCGTTGCGATTATTCCGTATACAAAAGAGCATACTATTTTCAAACATTATGAAGTAGGACAAGTAGTAAATTTGGAGTTTGATGTGATCGGAAAGTATGTGGAGAAATTACTGCACATTAGGAGTATTTAA
- the rpmF gene encoding 50S ribosomal protein L32, translated as MAHPKRKTSKTRRDKRRTHYKAVAPTIATCPVTGEAHLFHRAYWHEGKLYYRGQVVIDKTTAVEA; from the coding sequence ATGGCACATCCTAAGAGAAAGACCTCGAAAACAAGAAGAGATAAAAGAAGAACGCACTACAAAGCTGTAGCTCCAACTATCGCTACTTGTCCTGTTACTGGTGAAGCTCACTTATTCCACAGAGCTTACTGGCACGAAGGAAAACTTTACTACAGAGGACAAGTTGTAATAGACAAGACAACAGCAGTAGAAGCATAA
- a CDS encoding YceD family protein, producing the protein MNTEKTYSISFIGLKNGEHTFEYQIDSDFFKNYDYDDFNRIEANISVLLNKKATLLEVNFKAKGVVNVPCDVTNEDFDLPIENEFNLVVKFGEEFNDDHDEILILPMNEYEIKLSQYIYELLVLSIPVKRVSPEAAEDEDFDEEEFDFLFGDEDEDNEMEESQEEETTSDSDKADIDPRWEKLKKLLTDK; encoded by the coding sequence ATGAATACCGAAAAAACATATTCGATATCCTTCATAGGATTGAAAAATGGAGAACATACTTTTGAATATCAAATAGATAGTGATTTTTTCAAAAATTACGACTACGATGATTTCAACCGTATAGAAGCAAATATTAGCGTTCTTTTAAATAAAAAAGCTACCCTTTTAGAGGTAAACTTTAAGGCAAAAGGAGTTGTAAACGTTCCTTGTGATGTCACAAATGAAGACTTTGATCTTCCTATTGAGAATGAATTCAATCTAGTTGTAAAATTTGGAGAAGAATTCAATGACGATCACGATGAAATACTCATCCTCCCAATGAATGAATACGAGATTAAGCTCTCGCAATACATCTATGAATTACTTGTATTGTCCATTCCTGTCAAACGAGTGAGCCCTGAAGCAGCAGAAGACGAAGACTTCGATGAAGAAGAATTTGATTTTTTATTTGGAGACGAAGACGAAGACAATGAAATGGAAGAATCACAAGAAGAAGAAACGACAAGTGATTCAGACAAGGCAGATATAGACCCTAGATGGGAAAAATTAAAAAAACTATTAACGGATAAATAA
- a CDS encoding universal stress protein — MKKILIPTDFSQQAHNAIKAGVNFAKKHNAEIILLHILDLPQEASDGISKGTPAPEVMFFKNAAEQKLQQIALDSLFDGLTVSTSLILDRTSQGVTKSAIHNEVDLIVMGSHGASGMKEYFVGSNTQKVVRTSPVPVFVVKGEFEDNCIKDIVFASDFTSEMKDSFKSTLALNKVVGADLHLLMVNTPNSFKATHVAEETLETFLEDITDKEFDLSIYNDINVEKGILNYCQKIDADLIAIATHGRTGLAHFFNGSISEDLVNHSPISVLTFKID, encoded by the coding sequence ATGAAAAAAATACTAATACCAACGGATTTTTCACAACAGGCACATAACGCAATTAAAGCAGGTGTAAATTTTGCGAAAAAACACAACGCTGAAATCATTTTACTACACATCCTTGATTTACCACAAGAAGCAAGTGATGGCATTAGTAAAGGAACACCAGCTCCAGAAGTGATGTTTTTCAAAAACGCTGCTGAACAAAAATTACAACAAATTGCACTAGATTCTTTATTTGATGGATTAACGGTTTCTACAAGCTTAATTTTAGACCGTACTTCTCAAGGTGTAACCAAATCAGCCATTCACAATGAAGTGGACCTAATCGTTATGGGATCGCACGGAGCAAGTGGAATGAAAGAATATTTTGTTGGATCGAACACACAAAAAGTGGTGCGTACCTCTCCAGTTCCCGTATTTGTAGTAAAAGGAGAATTTGAAGACAACTGTATTAAGGACATCGTTTTTGCTTCTGATTTCACAAGCGAAATGAAAGATTCTTTCAAAAGCACGTTAGCCTTAAACAAAGTAGTGGGTGCTGACTTACATTTATTAATGGTCAACACACCAAACAGTTTCAAAGCAACACATGTAGCAGAAGAAACGCTTGAAACATTCTTAGAAGATATTACAGACAAAGAATTTGATTTAAGCATCTACAATGATATCAACGTAGAAAAAGGGATTTTAAATTACTGTCAAAAAATTGACGCTGATTTAATCGCGATTGCTACGCATGGTCGTACAGGATTAGCACACTTCTTTAACGGAAGTATCAGTGAGGATTTAGTAAACCACTCACCTATTTCGGTATTGACATTTAAAATTGACTAG